Proteins co-encoded in one Haloarcula pelagica genomic window:
- a CDS encoding bacterio-opsin activator domain-containing protein, whose translation MSRGISVLVCGGDETAVADTAAALEERDGMAAQTATGSVAADAVGAVDCVVCVDSALPAIVTELRDRSPSLPVVVFDSGGPETVQRALDGGATDYVQRGTDEQYAVLGYRVERAAGVYTSYDAGTDFDRYEEVISALDDGVYALDDQGQFVFVNEAMADLTGYPTEELLGEHTAIIKDRGTVELAEQKLASLLSSSGPDEVETTFELEIRPKNGQPFPCEDHMTVLYGPNGRFRGTAGVIRDITERKRREEMLSELQETSRALMQAPSREAVADIVSSAAETVLGMDLNVVRLYDGDEQTLWPAATSGRTDALLGDRPIYGIDEGRPGEVFATGEPALYDDIEDDETGFRSAMYFPIGVHGTLSVMSTDPDAFDDIDHMVADLLTTNAAAACNRAKREQEVRETRERIAGILERINGLVEDTIEVLVEATTREEVEAGVCEQVAATEPYVFTWIARPNVRSDRLEARAWAGDAAVEVDDVSVPTNADEPGARALASQESEVLTNLETVDAEWGPRARAAGVESVMAIPLSYTDSTYGVLYVCSDQADAFDERERVVLEALGQAVANAINAIESGKILSADRIVELEFTVDDRELLLSRLSASTGATLESEGTVLDDDGTLRMYLTAEGADTDAVLDALETDESVRSVKRIVEHEGDALFDITLGESLVARLADHGAVTTGVTAADGVARYTIELPYETEAREVFGLVEDSYDGTDLVGYHEHERPVQTRQEFRASLSERFTDRQETALRTAYLGGFFDWPREIDGDELATAMDISRPTYHQHLRAAQQKVFEELFE comes from the coding sequence ATGTCACGCGGAATCAGCGTCCTCGTCTGTGGCGGGGACGAGACCGCCGTCGCGGACACGGCGGCAGCACTGGAGGAGCGGGATGGGATGGCCGCCCAGACGGCGACGGGGTCGGTGGCCGCCGACGCGGTCGGGGCAGTCGACTGTGTCGTCTGCGTCGACAGCGCCCTCCCGGCGATCGTCACGGAACTGCGGGACCGGTCGCCGTCGCTGCCGGTCGTGGTCTTCGACAGCGGCGGTCCCGAGACGGTCCAGCGGGCGCTCGACGGCGGGGCGACTGACTACGTCCAGCGAGGGACCGACGAGCAGTACGCCGTCCTCGGGTATCGCGTCGAGCGGGCGGCCGGCGTGTACACGAGCTACGACGCCGGGACCGACTTCGATCGGTACGAGGAAGTCATCAGCGCGCTCGACGACGGCGTCTACGCCCTCGACGACCAGGGACAGTTCGTCTTCGTCAACGAGGCGATGGCGGACCTGACGGGATACCCGACCGAGGAACTGCTGGGCGAGCACACGGCGATCATCAAGGACCGCGGCACCGTCGAACTGGCCGAACAGAAACTCGCGTCGCTGCTGTCCAGTTCCGGGCCCGACGAGGTCGAGACCACGTTCGAACTGGAGATCCGCCCCAAGAACGGCCAGCCGTTCCCCTGTGAGGACCACATGACGGTGCTGTACGGCCCGAACGGCCGGTTCCGCGGGACTGCGGGGGTCATCCGCGATATCACCGAACGCAAGCGCCGCGAGGAGATGCTCTCGGAACTCCAGGAGACCTCGCGGGCGCTGATGCAGGCACCGAGCAGGGAGGCCGTCGCCGACATCGTCTCCAGTGCGGCCGAGACGGTCCTGGGAATGGACCTCAACGTCGTCAGGCTGTACGACGGCGACGAGCAGACCCTGTGGCCGGCGGCGACTTCGGGCCGGACCGACGCCCTGCTCGGGGATCGCCCGATCTACGGGATCGACGAGGGACGGCCCGGCGAGGTGTTCGCCACCGGCGAACCCGCGCTCTACGACGACATCGAGGACGACGAGACCGGGTTCCGCTCGGCGATGTACTTCCCGATCGGTGTCCACGGCACCCTGAGCGTGATGTCGACGGACCCCGACGCCTTCGACGACATCGACCACATGGTCGCGGACCTGCTGACGACCAACGCCGCGGCGGCGTGCAACCGGGCGAAACGCGAACAGGAGGTCCGGGAGACCCGCGAGCGCATCGCGGGGATCCTCGAACGGATCAACGGCCTCGTCGAGGACACCATCGAGGTGCTCGTCGAGGCGACGACCCGCGAGGAAGTCGAGGCGGGGGTCTGCGAGCAGGTCGCGGCCACCGAGCCGTACGTCTTCACCTGGATCGCCCGGCCGAACGTCCGCAGCGACCGACTCGAAGCCCGTGCGTGGGCCGGCGACGCCGCCGTCGAAGTCGACGACGTGAGCGTCCCGACGAACGCGGACGAACCCGGCGCGCGTGCCCTCGCGTCCCAGGAGTCAGAAGTCCTCACGAACCTCGAGACGGTCGACGCCGAGTGGGGGCCACGGGCCCGCGCGGCCGGCGTCGAGTCGGTGATGGCGATCCCCCTCTCGTACACGGATTCGACCTACGGCGTCCTCTACGTCTGTTCGGACCAGGCCGACGCGTTCGACGAACGCGAGCGGGTCGTCCTGGAGGCGCTGGGCCAGGCCGTCGCCAACGCCATCAACGCCATCGAGAGCGGGAAGATCCTGTCGGCCGACCGGATCGTCGAACTGGAGTTCACCGTCGACGACCGCGAGTTGCTGTTGAGCCGGCTCTCGGCGTCGACCGGCGCGACCCTCGAATCCGAGGGGACCGTCCTCGACGACGACGGGACGCTCCGGATGTACCTGACCGCCGAGGGGGCCGACACCGACGCCGTCCTCGACGCGCTGGAGACCGACGAGTCGGTCCGTAGCGTCAAGCGCATCGTCGAACACGAGGGCGACGCGCTGTTCGACATCACGCTCGGGGAGTCACTCGTCGCCCGGTTGGCCGACCACGGCGCGGTCACCACGGGTGTCACCGCCGCCGACGGTGTCGCCCGCTACACGATCGAACTCCCCTACGAGACCGAAGCCCGCGAGGTGTTCGGGCTGGTCGAGGACAGCTACGACGGCACCGATCTGGTCGGCTACCACGAGCACGAGCGCCCGGTCCAGACCCGCCAGGAGTTCCGTGCCTCGCTGTCCGAGCGGTTCACCGACCGTCAGGAGACGGCGCTGCGAACCGCGTACCTCGGCGGCTTCTTCGACTGGCCCCGCGAGATCGACGGCGACGAACTCGCGACCGCGATGGACATCTCCCGGCCGACCTACCACCAGCACCTCCGGGCCGCACAGCAGAAGGTGTTCGAGGAGCTGTTCGAGTAG
- a CDS encoding NAD+ synthase, with the protein MAEADAIVRAEDPLDLTFSEAELEAHREHCTAFVREQLDAAGVDRAVIGLSGGIDSTLTSHLAVEALGADAVHGLVMPSEVNRDENMSDAERVADELLGIEYDVIEINPLVDGFLDAFPAAAGDQLAVGNLRVRCRAVLNYLVANHEDALVLGTGNRSEALVGYYTKYGDGAVDCHPIAGLYKQQVRQLAKHVGVPDDLAEKTASAEMWAGQTDAAEMGMDYDTLDSILALHVDGGVPKAATADHLGVPESAVEQVRGMYEQSAHKRAMPPGPDPLY; encoded by the coding sequence ATGGCCGAAGCCGACGCGATCGTCCGTGCCGAGGACCCCCTGGACCTGACGTTCTCCGAGGCGGAACTGGAAGCACATCGCGAGCACTGCACCGCGTTCGTCCGCGAGCAACTCGACGCAGCCGGCGTCGACCGGGCCGTCATCGGCCTCTCGGGCGGGATCGACAGCACGCTGACTTCGCACCTGGCCGTGGAGGCGCTGGGTGCCGACGCGGTCCACGGACTCGTCATGCCGAGCGAGGTCAACCGCGACGAGAACATGAGCGACGCCGAGCGCGTCGCCGACGAACTGCTGGGTATCGAGTACGACGTGATCGAGATCAACCCGCTCGTAGATGGGTTCCTCGATGCGTTCCCGGCCGCCGCGGGCGACCAGCTCGCGGTCGGGAACCTCCGGGTTCGCTGTCGGGCCGTCCTGAACTACCTCGTCGCGAACCACGAGGACGCCCTGGTGCTGGGGACCGGTAACCGCAGCGAGGCGCTGGTGGGCTACTACACGAAGTACGGCGACGGCGCCGTCGACTGTCACCCCATCGCGGGGCTGTACAAACAGCAGGTCCGCCAGCTCGCGAAACACGTCGGCGTCCCCGACGATCTAGCCGAGAAGACCGCCAGCGCCGAGATGTGGGCGGGCCAGACCGACGCCGCCGAGATGGGGATGGACTACGACACGCTGGACTCGATCCTCGCGTTGCACGTCGACGGCGGCGTCCCCAAGGCCGCGACCGCCGACCACCTCGGCGTCCCCGAGTCGGCCGTCGAACAGGTCCGCGGGATGTACGAGCAAAGCGCCCACAAGCGGGCGATGCCGCCGGGCCCGGACCCGCTGTACTGA
- a CDS encoding TrmB family transcriptional regulator, with product MDSAGPSGGDERPTSLSGDELREYVRDVMDWTAYQAAAYVAVAQHGPLEPSEIVAMTDVPQGRVYDIMGQLEGNAVNIQGHQPKRYQAQHPRSLLGDKQDEFNEKADAAIGHLEQQHEIQRERADPRHPAWVMPGISGTKRELVDAINSAEDRILLMDHDGKWIQSNQIRDLGQLVDDDVTVEVIGWSGWSDKLEQLVDDAGARAWTQERFDSSLALVDDELAIMRFGRGDTGVKIEDDESVNILLKAFKTSKENATEV from the coding sequence ATGGATAGTGCAGGTCCGTCAGGAGGCGATGAACGACCCACTTCTCTCAGCGGGGATGAGCTGAGGGAATACGTGCGGGACGTTATGGATTGGACGGCGTACCAAGCTGCAGCATATGTGGCTGTCGCTCAGCATGGTCCACTGGAACCCAGCGAAATTGTCGCCATGACCGATGTACCCCAAGGCCGGGTCTACGATATTATGGGCCAGTTAGAGGGTAACGCAGTCAACATACAGGGCCACCAACCGAAACGGTACCAAGCTCAGCATCCACGGTCTCTACTGGGAGACAAACAAGACGAGTTCAATGAGAAGGCCGATGCTGCTATCGGGCATCTGGAGCAGCAACACGAGATACAGCGTGAACGAGCTGACCCACGCCATCCCGCCTGGGTCATGCCTGGCATCTCTGGGACGAAGCGAGAACTGGTTGATGCGATTAACAGTGCCGAGGATCGCATCCTACTGATGGACCACGACGGGAAATGGATTCAATCCAATCAAATTCGCGATCTGGGTCAATTAGTTGACGATGATGTTACTGTCGAAGTCATCGGCTGGTCAGGATGGAGCGACAAACTCGAACAGCTCGTCGATGACGCGGGAGCCCGGGCTTGGACTCAGGAGCGTTTTGACTCTTCATTAGCCCTTGTCGACGACGAGCTGGCGATTATGCGTTTCGGGAGAGGAGATACAGGGGTTAAAATCGAAGATGACGAGTCAGTAAACATTTTGCTTAAGGCGTTTAAGACTTCAAAAGAGAACGCAACCGAGGTATAA
- a CDS encoding AAA family ATPase, which translates to MDAPLWTETYAPALDEIPQPQAREHLQGAIEEPMNLLVHGPKGSGKTAAVRAFAREVHDNPDADFTELNVADVFDMTKKEVANDPRFASFIDSKRRRESSKADLINHVLKESASYAPVSGTYKTILLDNAEGMREDFQQALRRVMEQYYEATQFVIATRQPSALIPPIRSRCFPVVMRAPTHEETVSVLEGVTTAAGADHDADGLEYVAGYADGDLRSAILAAQTTYEAEGAVTMEAAYETLNDLEADDQVESMVVAAEEGRFTDARSTLDDLLVDEGYGAGDVLEDVLAVARSRYSGQRLAAVHRLAGETDMALTEAANERIHLSNLLANLAETQ; encoded by the coding sequence ATGGACGCCCCGCTGTGGACCGAGACGTACGCGCCGGCACTCGACGAGATCCCGCAGCCACAGGCTCGCGAGCACCTCCAGGGTGCCATCGAGGAGCCGATGAACCTCCTCGTTCACGGGCCGAAAGGGAGCGGCAAGACGGCCGCCGTGCGGGCCTTCGCCCGCGAGGTCCACGACAACCCCGACGCCGACTTCACCGAACTCAACGTCGCCGACGTGTTCGACATGACGAAAAAGGAGGTCGCCAACGACCCCCGGTTCGCCTCGTTCATCGACAGTAAGCGCCGCCGGGAGTCCTCGAAGGCGGACCTCATCAACCACGTCCTCAAGGAGTCGGCCAGCTACGCGCCGGTCTCGGGGACGTACAAGACGATCCTGCTGGACAACGCCGAGGGGATGCGCGAGGACTTCCAGCAGGCGCTGCGCCGCGTGATGGAGCAGTACTACGAGGCCACGCAGTTCGTCATCGCCACGCGCCAGCCCTCGGCGCTGATCCCGCCGATCCGGTCGCGGTGTTTCCCGGTCGTCATGCGGGCGCCGACCCACGAGGAGACCGTCTCGGTGTTGGAGGGCGTGACGACGGCGGCCGGCGCGGACCACGACGCCGACGGGCTGGAGTACGTCGCCGGCTACGCCGACGGTGACCTCCGGTCGGCGATCCTGGCCGCACAGACGACCTACGAGGCCGAGGGCGCGGTGACGATGGAGGCCGCCTACGAGACGCTGAACGACCTCGAAGCCGACGACCAGGTCGAGTCGATGGTCGTCGCCGCCGAGGAGGGCCGCTTTACCGACGCGCGCTCGACGCTTGACGACCTGCTGGTCGACGAGGGGTACGGTGCCGGTGACGTGCTCGAAGACGTGCTGGCGGTCGCTCGGTCGCGCTACTCCGGCCAGCGCCTCGCGGCGGTCCACCGGCTGGCCGGCGAGACGGACATGGCGCTGACCGAGGCGGCAAACGAGCGGATCCACCTCTCGAACCTGCTGGCGAACCTGGCCGAGACTCAGTAG
- a CDS encoding LAGLIDADG family homing endonuclease, with the protein MTDVSSDELAYTLGLISGEGSFFITFVRDDRYNHNVWYSPKMSVSMGEYSRELLKSQQALYGLGTVTDHPKGYAWTLSSRSDCHELRRLIDGHIRRHENTAFVQSQKYQSYQKWCEALEILQPDRSLSESEVIELADLREGMNNIQAASHISPEEIRRTLTQE; encoded by the coding sequence ATGACTGATGTTTCCTCAGACGAGCTCGCCTACACCCTGGGACTCATCAGTGGTGAGGGCTCTTTCTTCATCACGTTCGTACGCGACGACCGATACAATCACAATGTCTGGTACAGTCCCAAGATGTCGGTATCGATGGGCGAATACAGTCGGGAGCTACTCAAAAGTCAGCAGGCACTGTACGGCCTCGGAACCGTCACTGATCATCCGAAAGGATACGCCTGGACGCTCTCATCACGGTCGGACTGTCACGAGCTTCGCCGGCTCATTGACGGACACATCAGACGACATGAGAACACAGCGTTCGTCCAGAGCCAGAAATACCAGTCGTATCAAAAATGGTGTGAGGCGCTCGAAATTCTACAGCCCGACCGATCACTCAGTGAGAGCGAGGTAATCGAACTTGCTGACCTTCGAGAGGGGATGAACAACATCCAAGCAGCGAGTCATATCTCCCCGGAAGAGATCAGGAGAACACTCACTCAAGAATAG
- a CDS encoding enoyl-CoA hydratase/isomerase family protein has protein sequence MVGTTADGAVRTITLDRPEKRNALTRETLRDLESTLADATAPVVVLRGAGEAFCAGADLDVIAGLDADAAGEFAALGQHVARTIEGYDGAVVAAVDGAARGGGVELALACDLRVATPAATFAETGVRLGLFGAWGGTVRLPRIVGESAAMDLALTGRTVDATEALRLGLVSRVTDEPRQVASELAAVDHGALRTVKGLLRDGGDREQREARERAAFAELIAARED, from the coding sequence ATGGTGGGGACGACGGCCGACGGTGCTGTCCGTACGATCACGCTCGACCGGCCCGAGAAGCGCAACGCGCTCACCCGCGAGACGCTCCGTGACCTCGAAAGCACCCTGGCCGACGCGACGGCGCCGGTCGTCGTCCTCCGGGGGGCCGGCGAGGCGTTCTGTGCCGGCGCCGACCTCGACGTGATCGCCGGTCTCGACGCCGACGCGGCCGGCGAGTTCGCCGCGCTGGGCCAGCACGTCGCACGGACGATCGAAGGGTACGACGGCGCGGTCGTGGCCGCCGTCGACGGGGCGGCCAGGGGTGGCGGCGTCGAACTGGCGCTGGCCTGTGACCTCCGAGTGGCGACGCCCGCGGCGACGTTCGCGGAGACCGGCGTCCGACTGGGGCTTTTCGGCGCCTGGGGCGGGACCGTTCGACTCCCGCGGATCGTCGGGGAGAGCGCGGCGATGGACCTGGCCCTGACCGGACGGACCGTCGACGCCACCGAAGCGCTCCGACTGGGACTGGTCTCGCGGGTGACCGACGAGCCACGGCAGGTCGCGAGCGAGCTGGCGGCGGTCGACCACGGCGCGCTCAGGACGGTGAAGGGACTGCTCCGTGACGGCGGTGACCGGGAGCAGCGAGAAGCGCGCGAACGGGCGGCGTTCGCGGAACTGATCGCGGCCCGCGAGGACTGA
- a CDS encoding DUF7114 family protein encodes MEELAAVRRAAVAAVDDIEPGHLRDRIVSRLDDAAFAPGILTLASADAARDRTAEPGDGLTDRAAGVQLIYEGLALTRTLAHDDPWEHGDRDAADLDILIADILVSRGFYLLARTEAADDAVEVVRSFGSDQTVLRSTGDERFDANLETDVLELAVVAGVTAAGETPTAGLREYAVTLADGGFPEHAVLLGEDVRTTVAARIGVDTPATDGTEAAADH; translated from the coding sequence ATGGAGGAACTGGCGGCGGTCCGCCGAGCCGCGGTGGCAGCGGTCGACGACATCGAACCCGGACATCTCCGAGACCGGATCGTGTCACGCCTCGACGACGCCGCGTTCGCGCCCGGAATCCTGACGCTGGCCAGCGCAGACGCTGCGCGGGACCGGACGGCAGAGCCCGGCGACGGCCTCACCGACCGCGCCGCGGGCGTCCAACTCATCTACGAAGGGCTGGCGCTGACCCGGACGCTCGCCCACGACGACCCCTGGGAGCACGGCGACCGCGACGCCGCGGACCTGGACATCCTGATCGCCGACATCCTGGTCTCGCGGGGGTTCTACCTGCTCGCCCGGACCGAAGCCGCCGACGACGCCGTCGAAGTCGTCCGCTCCTTTGGGTCGGATCAGACGGTGCTTCGCTCGACCGGCGACGAGCGCTTCGACGCGAACCTGGAGACCGACGTACTGGAACTGGCCGTCGTCGCCGGCGTGACTGCGGCCGGGGAGACCCCGACCGCCGGCCTCCGGGAGTACGCCGTGACGCTCGCCGACGGCGGCTTCCCCGAGCACGCGGTGTTGCTGGGCGAGGACGTTCGGACCACGGTCGCGGCCCGCATCGGGGTCGATACGCCCGCGACCGACGGGACAGAGGCGGCCGCCGACCACTGA
- a CDS encoding ribonuclease H-like domain-containing protein — MSATELLKYQLPIENIVTRYASIDIETDGIDPSESQTVAIGIGLYDELNEEQSIDVLTYGGALGCERTLIRRAFERINEFEPSALVTFNGMDFDLDYLQGRITRLPFDGEPELSCTNHHIDLFRPRKRRASEAGEKWPSLEETLEAHGIVVEPTEWQGEELTNTIFGESLAPTYLQAVESGSQDRVQEMDRVIHKYTATDVAANISLYEADAGRR, encoded by the coding sequence ATGTCCGCGACAGAGCTCCTGAAATATCAATTGCCAATTGAAAACATTGTAACCCGATACGCCAGTATCGACATCGAGACTGATGGAATCGACCCAAGCGAAAGCCAGACGGTAGCAATCGGGATTGGACTCTATGACGAACTCAACGAGGAGCAGTCAATTGATGTCCTCACATACGGCGGTGCACTGGGCTGTGAACGTACGTTAATCAGACGTGCCTTTGAGAGAATTAACGAGTTCGAACCTTCGGCACTGGTGACATTCAATGGGATGGATTTCGATCTTGATTATTTGCAGGGGCGCATCACTCGCCTCCCGTTCGACGGAGAACCCGAGCTATCATGTACTAACCATCATATTGATCTCTTTCGCCCTCGGAAACGCCGGGCATCTGAAGCTGGGGAGAAATGGCCGAGTCTTGAGGAGACATTGGAGGCCCATGGCATTGTTGTGGAACCAACTGAATGGCAAGGCGAGGAACTGACCAACACGATCTTCGGTGAGTCATTGGCACCAACCTATCTGCAAGCGGTCGAGAGTGGCTCACAAGATCGAGTGCAAGAGATGGACAGAGTGATTCACAAATATACTGCAACTGATGTGGCGGCGAACATCTCGTTGTATGAAGCCGACGCTGGACGACGTTGA
- a CDS encoding tyrosine-type recombinase/integrase, whose product MTNQPDPLDNLPAGGGTPQDGLPSAPEPVELDFPLVSERSREDLEAYGLNMVDDYRDFKKELLSWLGSYGKHPEKGQGLAQSTLQSTHYKLEIAFRWLWEYEDAYTTAFTPDHADRLIRLLNRSDEMADSSVLHYGKAVQRLFKYQNHIHGTDYDWEPKPELSQATGDERDYLRRTAFKPLYQAALEYNSVKSYHSDMSSEERDRLKTFVSQRLGVPKSEVGPEHFKQANSWKEPSIIAVTLDTGLRPIEVGRATTEWINLENNELNIPKDESTKNEAHWNCSIKGRTARVLERWLEERATYDKYRGRDELWLTKQGTTYSSKSCNYLLSRLVDDGDLPIPDHKDITWYAIRHGVATYWANHIGPHHAKEQLRHKSVTTTMKYLHSDAETRNDAAEQIW is encoded by the coding sequence GTGACCAACCAACCCGATCCACTGGATAACCTCCCCGCTGGTGGTGGCACCCCTCAGGATGGGCTTCCATCGGCTCCAGAACCAGTGGAACTCGATTTCCCGCTCGTCAGTGAACGGTCACGCGAAGACCTCGAAGCGTACGGACTCAATATGGTCGACGACTACCGGGACTTCAAGAAAGAGCTCCTCTCGTGGCTCGGCTCGTATGGGAAACACCCAGAGAAAGGTCAGGGCCTCGCCCAGAGTACACTTCAGTCGACACACTACAAGCTTGAAATTGCGTTTCGGTGGCTCTGGGAATATGAAGACGCCTACACGACGGCGTTTACACCAGATCATGCAGATCGACTCATTCGACTCCTCAACCGCTCAGACGAGATGGCTGATTCAAGCGTACTTCACTACGGGAAGGCTGTCCAGCGGCTATTCAAGTATCAAAACCATATCCACGGAACCGATTACGACTGGGAACCGAAGCCGGAACTGAGTCAAGCAACTGGCGACGAGCGCGATTATCTTCGCCGGACGGCTTTCAAGCCGCTCTATCAGGCGGCGCTGGAATACAATTCAGTCAAGAGCTACCATAGCGACATGTCCTCCGAGGAGCGTGATCGGCTGAAGACATTCGTCTCCCAGCGACTCGGCGTGCCCAAGTCTGAGGTCGGCCCCGAGCACTTCAAACAGGCTAACTCTTGGAAAGAACCGTCGATTATCGCTGTGACGTTGGACACTGGGCTTCGTCCCATCGAGGTGGGCCGAGCTACTACGGAGTGGATCAATCTTGAGAACAACGAGCTCAACATTCCCAAAGACGAGTCCACAAAGAACGAAGCTCACTGGAACTGTTCAATCAAGGGGCGCACAGCGAGAGTCCTCGAACGGTGGTTGGAGGAGCGAGCAACGTATGACAAGTATCGTGGTCGAGACGAACTCTGGCTCACGAAGCAAGGGACTACGTACAGTTCGAAGTCATGTAACTACCTACTGAGCCGGCTCGTCGACGATGGTGACCTTCCCATTCCAGACCACAAGGACATAACATGGTACGCGATTCGCCACGGGGTTGCGACATACTGGGCGAATCATATCGGTCCGCACCACGCGAAAGAGCAGCTTCGTCACAAGAGCGTCACGACGACGATGAAATATCTCCACTCCGACGCCGAAACTCGAAACGACGCGGCCGAACAAATCTGGTAA
- a CDS encoding DUF7508 domain-containing protein, with protein MPIKKNWSRANSKHINANVPTKGGVYELKAFGELVYIGKTSNLRRRLLEHLNERNPNYYRFKKAGFLQSPSGLESEHLEAYGTTQSETPSWNERFPRA; from the coding sequence ATGCCAATCAAGAAGAACTGGAGTCGAGCCAATTCCAAGCATATCAACGCCAACGTCCCAACGAAAGGGGGAGTTTACGAGCTCAAAGCCTTCGGGGAGCTGGTCTATATCGGTAAGACGAGTAACCTACGACGTCGGCTCCTCGAACACCTCAACGAACGAAACCCGAACTACTACCGGTTCAAGAAGGCCGGATTCTTGCAGAGTCCGAGTGGCTTAGAGAGTGAGCACTTGGAAGCATACGGAACTACTCAATCCGAAACCCCATCTTGGAACGAGCGGTTCCCGCGAGCGTAA
- a CDS encoding PadR family transcriptional regulator — MSLLGATKESILRELKEEPKHGYAIADAVEISSGGVYTHLQDLEEAGMVVVDEEEKEGRGVTTYRLTEAGELLVEALEKADTA, encoded by the coding sequence ATGTCTCTACTGGGTGCGACGAAAGAGTCGATCCTGCGTGAGCTCAAGGAAGAGCCAAAGCACGGATATGCTATCGCCGATGCCGTTGAGATTTCCTCTGGTGGCGTATATACCCATCTACAGGATTTAGAGGAGGCGGGGATGGTCGTGGTTGACGAAGAAGAAAAAGAAGGTAGAGGAGTCACAACGTATCGGCTGACCGAGGCTGGTGAATTGCTTGTTGAAGCATTAGAAAAAGCAGACACTGCGTGA